In Parasphingorhabdus halotolerans, a single window of DNA contains:
- the parC gene encoding DNA topoisomerase IV subunit A, whose protein sequence is MSDVTEAPPEEPEDEFDAIVDAPFDAALSERYLIYAMSTITARSLPDLRDGLKPVHRRLLWAMRLLKLDPSQGYKKCARVVGDVIGKYHPHGDQSVYDAMVRLAQTFSLRYPLVDGQGNFGNIDGDNAAAYRYTEARLTRTAIELMSGLDENATDLKPTYNGEDEEPEVMPGLFPNLLANGASGIAVGMATNIPSHNVHEIIDAAILLIESPKAEHAEIMEIVRGPDLPTGGTLVDPKEVIDAAYESGKGAMRVRCKWEKEDAEGRGAWQIVVTEIPYQVQKGKLIEQIAQIIADKKLPILADIRDESDENVRIVLEPKSRAVDPEDLMNALFRMSDLENRFSLNMNVLDKDRVPKVMGIKEVLQHWIVHQIEVLVRRSQHRLDKIDARLELLEGYIIAYLNLDRVIEIIRQNDEPKPLLMEEFKLTDRQAEAILNMRLRSLRKLEEMELKSERDKLKEEREGLEKLIESPARQKTRLKKDLAAMRKLYAEDTELGARRTMLIEAAPAKEISLEAFIEKEPVTVIMSQRGWIKAMKGHADLSAPDSFKFKEGDGPKFAFHAQTTDKLLMCCDNGRFYTIGADKLPGARGFGEPVGSMVDLENGAEPVALMVADMKAKLLLASTWGRGFICNIADVVAETKKGRQVVNLKGDARLMVVRLVPAEADHVAAIGENRKLVVFALAEMPEMAKGQGVMLQRYKDGGLSDAAVFKLEEGLSWAMGGDTGRTRTENDMTMWRVARGAAGRLPPTGFPKNGKFD, encoded by the coding sequence ATGAGTGATGTAACCGAAGCCCCGCCAGAAGAACCCGAAGATGAATTTGACGCGATAGTGGACGCGCCTTTCGATGCGGCGCTCAGCGAACGCTATCTGATTTACGCCATGTCGACAATCACTGCACGGTCGCTGCCCGATCTGCGCGATGGCCTTAAACCTGTGCACCGTCGCTTGCTCTGGGCGATGCGGCTGCTCAAGCTGGATCCATCGCAAGGCTATAAGAAATGCGCCCGCGTGGTCGGCGATGTTATCGGTAAATATCACCCGCATGGCGACCAGTCGGTCTATGACGCCATGGTCCGCCTCGCACAGACATTTTCGCTGCGCTACCCTCTGGTCGACGGGCAGGGAAATTTTGGCAATATCGACGGCGATAATGCGGCGGCCTATCGTTATACGGAGGCGCGCCTGACCCGCACAGCGATTGAACTGATGAGCGGGCTCGACGAAAATGCAACGGACCTCAAGCCCACCTATAACGGCGAGGATGAAGAGCCCGAGGTTATGCCAGGGCTCTTTCCCAATCTATTGGCAAACGGAGCCAGCGGGATTGCCGTTGGCATGGCGACCAATATCCCGTCCCATAATGTCCACGAGATTATCGATGCGGCGATTTTGTTGATTGAATCGCCCAAGGCGGAACATGCCGAAATTATGGAGATTGTGCGCGGCCCTGATCTGCCAACCGGCGGGACATTGGTCGATCCGAAAGAAGTTATCGATGCCGCCTATGAGAGCGGCAAGGGCGCAATGCGCGTGCGCTGCAAATGGGAGAAGGAAGACGCCGAGGGGCGCGGTGCGTGGCAGATTGTCGTCACCGAAATTCCCTATCAGGTGCAAAAGGGCAAGCTGATCGAACAGATTGCCCAGATTATCGCCGACAAGAAATTGCCGATCCTCGCCGACATTCGTGATGAATCTGATGAAAATGTCCGCATTGTGCTGGAACCCAAAAGCCGGGCGGTTGATCCCGAAGATTTGATGAACGCGCTATTCCGGATGAGCGATCTGGAAAATCGCTTCTCGCTCAATATGAACGTGCTCGACAAGGATCGGGTGCCCAAGGTGATGGGCATCAAGGAGGTTTTGCAGCACTGGATTGTCCACCAGATCGAAGTGCTGGTCCGGCGCTCCCAGCACCGGCTCGATAAAATCGACGCACGGCTGGAGTTGCTCGAAGGCTATATCATCGCATACCTTAATCTCGATCGCGTGATCGAGATTATCCGCCAGAATGATGAGCCCAAGCCGCTGCTGATGGAAGAGTTCAAGCTCACCGACCGTCAGGCCGAGGCGATTTTGAATATGCGCCTGCGGTCTTTGCGCAAGCTGGAGGAAATGGAGCTCAAGTCCGAGCGCGACAAGTTGAAAGAAGAGCGCGAAGGCCTCGAAAAGCTGATCGAAAGTCCGGCGCGGCAAAAGACGCGGCTGAAAAAAGATCTGGCCGCAATGCGCAAACTTTACGCCGAGGACACCGAACTTGGTGCGCGGCGCACGATGCTCATTGAAGCGGCCCCGGCGAAAGAAATTTCGCTCGAAGCGTTTATCGAGAAAGAGCCGGTCACCGTCATCATGTCCCAGCGTGGCTGGATCAAGGCGATGAAGGGCCATGCAGACCTTAGCGCGCCCGACAGCTTCAAATTCAAGGAAGGTGATGGACCGAAATTTGCCTTCCATGCGCAGACCACCGACAAGCTGCTGATGTGCTGCGACAATGGGCGGTTCTACACCATTGGTGCGGACAAGTTACCCGGCGCGCGCGGCTTTGGCGAGCCGGTGGGATCGATGGTTGATCTGGAAAATGGCGCGGAGCCGGTGGCGCTGATGGTTGCGGACATGAAGGCCAAGCTGCTGCTCGCCTCAACATGGGGTCGCGGTTTTATCTGCAATATCGCCGATGTTGTCGCCGAGACCAAGAAGGGCCGTCAGGTCGTAAACCTGAAAGGCGATGCGCGGCTAATGGTCGTGCGTCTCGTTCCCGCAGAGGCCGATCATGTCGCCGCGATAGGCGAGAACCGTAAATTGGTAGTGTTTGCCCTCGCGGAAATGCCGGAAATGGCCAAGGGGCAGGGCGTGATGCTGCAGCGCTACAAGGACGGCGGACTATCCGACGCGGCAGTGTTCAAACTGGAAGAAGGGTTGAGCTGGGCCATGGGCGGCGACACCGGCCGCACCCGAACCGAGAATGATATGACCATGTGGCGCGTCGCGCGCGGCGCGGCTGGCAGACTGCCGCCGACGGGGTTTCCTAAGAACGGGAAGTTTGATTAG
- a CDS encoding CPBP family intramembrane glutamic endopeptidase, BDIM_20840 family — protein sequence MVELMVALGHLGVVAILGGIGGILFRKDFQWKWFVGALLLYLFYDFLLTGGFYFFPNPISNLDWNWFGKLLSISGMLGIAAWHVFGFERSGITFRQKSGSRSAYAVLFALCAVLSYFAISDGQGPSDPETIAFQWTMPGLDEELFYRGVLLLAMNEAFRKRWNILGASIGYGGLLTAILFGLAHAMSFENGGYDFDMMTFAITGIPSLILLWIREKTGSILLPIIGHNFANGIFTII from the coding sequence GTGGTCGAACTAATGGTCGCCTTGGGTCATTTGGGTGTCGTTGCGATACTCGGTGGCATTGGGGGAATATTATTTCGTAAGGACTTCCAATGGAAATGGTTTGTCGGCGCGCTGCTGCTCTACCTGTTCTATGATTTCCTGCTTACCGGCGGATTTTACTTTTTTCCAAACCCAATATCCAATTTAGACTGGAACTGGTTCGGCAAATTATTGTCAATCTCTGGGATGCTTGGCATTGCCGCTTGGCACGTTTTCGGTTTTGAACGGTCGGGCATAACGTTTCGGCAAAAGTCAGGATCCCGATCTGCGTATGCGGTGCTGTTTGCTCTTTGCGCTGTCTTGTCATATTTTGCGATAAGCGATGGTCAGGGTCCGAGTGACCCGGAAACAATCGCGTTCCAGTGGACGATGCCGGGTCTGGATGAAGAATTATTTTACCGCGGTGTTCTGCTTCTCGCGATGAACGAAGCCTTCCGTAAACGCTGGAATATTTTGGGTGCTTCGATAGGATATGGCGGCTTGCTGACGGCTATATTATTCGGATTGGCACATGCCATGTCATTTGAAAATGGTGGCTATGACTTCGACATGATGACCTTCGCCATAACGGGAATTCCGTCATTGATACTGTTATGGATCAGAGAAAAAACTGGCAGCATATTGCTCCCGATCATCGGGCATAATTTCGCCAATGGCATTTTCACAATTATCTGA
- a CDS encoding ceramidase domain-containing protein — translation MTNLSNKLLIALALTGIAAAITIGLLMLFGPDWSLYAPASCTATRCFCELPRTGDLILQPSNSWSAFGYVFAGFLMITLARTRDWASAFPPLAAQVFAISAITVGIGSVLLHGTLTLWGQFFDVLGMYLVSGFLLVSALAKWLRITDRRAALYYVLLCAVLVAVLIALPEVRRWLYGVVLIAAIILELTFARPLRLQVKTRYYFYGIIAKAVAFGIWNLDQHGKVCAPESLLQGHAIWHLLGASALWFTFLYYRSEAASEPE, via the coding sequence ATGACCAACCTCTCCAATAAGCTATTGATTGCCCTCGCACTAACGGGGATCGCTGCGGCTATAACCATCGGCTTGCTCATGCTTTTCGGCCCCGATTGGTCACTCTACGCACCGGCAAGCTGCACCGCGACACGCTGCTTTTGTGAACTGCCGCGCACTGGTGATTTAATCCTTCAGCCGTCCAACAGCTGGTCAGCCTTTGGCTATGTCTTCGCCGGTTTCCTGATGATCACGCTGGCGCGAACCCGCGATTGGGCTTCGGCCTTCCCACCGCTCGCCGCGCAAGTGTTCGCGATATCCGCGATCACGGTCGGCATTGGCTCGGTTCTGCTCCACGGAACGCTTACATTATGGGGTCAGTTTTTTGATGTGCTCGGCATGTATCTGGTGAGCGGATTCCTGCTGGTCAGCGCTCTCGCGAAATGGCTCCGCATAACGGATCGCCGCGCCGCACTATATTATGTGCTGCTCTGCGCGGTACTGGTCGCCGTGCTTATCGCGCTTCCCGAGGTGCGCCGCTGGCTTTACGGCGTTGTGTTGATTGCCGCGATAATTCTGGAGCTTACATTCGCGAGACCGCTCCGCCTCCAGGTGAAAACACGCTATTATTTCTATGGCATCATCGCCAAGGCGGTTGCCTTTGGTATCTGGAATCTCGATCAGCATGGCAAGGTTTGTGCGCCTGAAAGCCTTTTGCAGGGGCATGCGATCTGGCATTTGCTCGGCGCTTCGGCGCTGTGGTTCACGTTCCTCTATTATCGCAGTGAAGCTGCTAGTGAACCGGAGTAA
- a CDS encoding DUF4349 domain-containing protein — MTRHLIITASLFALAACSSGSENSVEYDMAESEVMETAAVPAADITAEPAMLNQKQSGDAEESANSPSEIPVSIPQIAYSYQYGFRLPAAEIPKAQQAHVTLCEKRGPKTCRVLNMENSGGEGDYANGMLHLEVAAKEARNFGGQLATSIDEYGGSQIAASISGEDLSKLIVDTEARLRSRVLLSQRLTELLRTKNGTVAELVEAERAVTQVNEEIDQARSWLKEMRGRVAFSKIIVNYQSGAPGSGGFLRPIREAFGGIASMLGTSIAAVVTIAAALLPWIFILALGIYLRRRFKAKNRSFWGREIESYEEATATED, encoded by the coding sequence ATGACCAGACATTTAATAATTACAGCGTCTTTGTTCGCCTTGGCAGCTTGCAGCAGTGGCAGCGAGAATTCAGTCGAATATGACATGGCGGAATCCGAGGTTATGGAAACGGCGGCGGTTCCGGCGGCGGACATTACTGCGGAACCGGCAATGCTAAACCAAAAACAAAGTGGCGATGCTGAAGAAAGTGCAAATTCCCCCAGCGAAATTCCGGTCTCCATTCCCCAGATCGCTTATAGCTATCAATATGGCTTTCGCCTGCCAGCCGCCGAAATCCCGAAAGCCCAGCAAGCGCATGTTACTCTCTGCGAGAAACGCGGTCCGAAAACCTGTCGCGTGCTCAATATGGAAAATAGCGGCGGTGAAGGCGATTATGCGAACGGCATGCTCCACCTCGAAGTAGCAGCCAAAGAAGCCCGAAATTTTGGCGGGCAACTGGCGACATCAATCGATGAATATGGCGGGAGTCAGATCGCCGCCTCAATCAGTGGCGAGGATCTGTCAAAGCTCATTGTCGATACCGAAGCGCGCCTGCGCAGCCGGGTTTTATTGTCCCAGAGACTGACCGAGTTACTCCGCACGAAAAACGGAACCGTTGCCGAACTGGTCGAGGCCGAACGCGCTGTCACTCAGGTCAACGAGGAAATTGACCAGGCACGCAGCTGGCTCAAGGAAATGCGCGGTCGCGTCGCATTCAGCAAAATTATCGTCAATTATCAGTCCGGCGCGCCCGGCTCTGGCGGGTTTTTGCGGCCAATTCGAGAGGCCTTTGGTGGCATAGCGTCCATGCTCGGCACATCCATCGCCGCCGTCGTCACTATCGCAGCGGCGCTGTTGCCCTGGATATTCATCCTCGCTCTCGGGATATATCTCCGCCGCCGGTTCAAAGCAAAAAACCGCTCGTTCTGGGGTCGTGAAATTGAAAGTTATGAAGAAGCCACTGCAACAGAGGATTGA
- the purC gene encoding phosphoribosylaminoimidazolesuccinocarboxamide synthase: MSRRRQIYEGKAKILYEGPEPGTIIQYFKDDATAFNAEKKGTINGKGVINNKISEHIFTRLELIGIPSHFIRRLNMREQLVKQVEIVPIEVIVRNVAAGSLSKRLGIEEGTPLPHTLLEYCYKDDALGDPLVAEEHIACFGWATQEEMQDISAMAIRINDFMAGMFAGIGIKLIDFKLEFGRLFDGDFSRIILADEISPDGCRLWDIETNEKLDKDRFRRDLGGEAEAYQEVARRLGLFPEGGPSEVADLDSERKKRGK, translated from the coding sequence ATGTCCCGTCGTCGCCAAATTTATGAAGGCAAGGCCAAGATTCTCTATGAGGGCCCGGAGCCTGGCACGATCATCCAATATTTCAAGGATGACGCCACCGCGTTTAATGCGGAGAAAAAGGGTACGATCAACGGCAAAGGTGTGATCAATAACAAAATCAGCGAGCATATTTTCACGCGGCTTGAACTTATCGGCATCCCCAGCCATTTCATCCGCCGGCTGAATATGCGCGAGCAATTGGTGAAACAAGTCGAGATTGTGCCGATTGAAGTAATCGTGCGCAACGTCGCGGCAGGATCGCTGTCCAAACGATTGGGCATTGAGGAAGGTACGCCGCTGCCGCATACACTGCTGGAATATTGCTACAAGGATGATGCGCTTGGCGACCCGCTGGTTGCAGAAGAACATATCGCCTGTTTCGGCTGGGCCACGCAGGAAGAAATGCAGGATATTTCCGCTATGGCGATCCGCATAAATGACTTTATGGCTGGCATGTTTGCAGGAATCGGAATCAAGCTGATCGATTTTAAACTGGAATTCGGACGTCTGTTTGACGGAGATTTCTCGCGAATTATTTTGGCTGACGAAATCAGCCCCGACGGCTGCCGTCTGTGGGACATAGAAACCAACGAGAAGCTGGATAAAGACCGGTTCCGCCGCGATCTGGGCGGGGAAGCAGAAGCCTATCAGGAAGTCGCGCGGCGTTTGGGCCTGTTTCCCGAGGGCGGACCTAGCGAAGTCGCTGATCTGGATAGTGAACGAAAGAAGCGCGGAAAATAA
- a CDS encoding transferrin-binding protein-like solute binding protein, producing the protein MLAACGGAGPQSAGSVAAPSGATTGGGTTGSTSTHTFVKPTEQKVYKGTGSTHSYQYSVEEAGEPGAGQGSQLYQGDATTVRNSNISIDYNPRDAIFDVSFVNNLAGTTATNRFQDPLHRTDFGGAVGPQFGTPDLGNAQWNVAGINYLESGSSDNVFRPIPGEFVFGLRDRELPGSYDVSTFFYQTPGTETQYVTFAGYLRNVANVIKVEIVNGGGATTEYLKQTNNFERGAFAYGELTANDKVPTTGTGSFEGTTLASMVFNDQVDTNGNADTYFQWIVGRANTSVNFGTNTFSLSLDGKVGAPLFDGTSRQHSVLENAVFRANGSGQIDLVKAGGFFGQFNEAWFVNPGGNRLDLVIAGSSIDGAFYGPNGQEVGGGYRIVGGTPDERIDILGTFVGKKK; encoded by the coding sequence ATGTTAGCAGCTTGCGGCGGCGCAGGCCCGCAATCAGCAGGCAGCGTTGCCGCTCCATCCGGTGCGACGACCGGCGGGGGTACCACCGGCAGCACAAGCACCCACACATTTGTCAAACCCACCGAACAAAAAGTTTATAAAGGTACTGGCAGCACACATAGTTACCAATATTCTGTCGAAGAGGCAGGAGAACCAGGTGCTGGGCAAGGTTCTCAACTCTATCAAGGGGATGCTACTACAGTCCGAAACTCCAATATCTCGATAGATTATAATCCGCGGGACGCTATTTTCGACGTTAGCTTCGTCAATAATCTCGCTGGCACAACCGCGACGAACCGATTTCAGGATCCTCTGCACAGGACCGATTTCGGAGGCGCAGTTGGACCGCAGTTTGGAACGCCTGATCTTGGAAATGCACAATGGAATGTCGCAGGCATAAACTATCTCGAATCGGGTAGCTCGGACAATGTTTTTCGTCCTATTCCCGGCGAATTTGTTTTTGGTCTGCGTGATCGGGAGTTGCCCGGTAGTTATGATGTCAGTACATTTTTCTATCAAACACCGGGTACGGAAACCCAGTATGTAACTTTCGCCGGTTATTTGCGCAATGTGGCGAACGTGATTAAGGTAGAAATTGTCAATGGTGGCGGCGCTACAACGGAATATCTGAAACAGACGAATAATTTTGAACGCGGCGCCTTCGCTTATGGCGAACTAACAGCAAATGATAAAGTGCCGACGACTGGTACGGGATCATTCGAGGGTACTACGCTTGCTTCTATGGTATTCAACGACCAGGTCGATACCAACGGCAACGCGGACACCTATTTTCAGTGGATCGTTGGCCGCGCAAATACGAGTGTTAACTTCGGCACCAATACCTTCTCACTGTCTCTTGATGGCAAAGTGGGTGCGCCACTGTTTGACGGCACCAGCCGCCAGCATAGCGTGCTCGAAAACGCAGTTTTCCGGGCGAATGGTAGCGGACAGATTGACCTTGTAAAAGCAGGCGGATTTTTCGGGCAGTTTAACGAGGCGTGGTTTGTTAATCCTGGCGGAAATCGCCTTGATCTGGTCATTGCAGGCTCAAGCATTGACGGCGCATTCTACGGTCCCAATGGTCAAGAGGTGGGAGGCGGATACCGCATCGTCGGTGGCACCCCAGACGAACGGATTGATATTTTAGGTACTTTTGTCGGCAAGAAAAAATAA
- a CDS encoding surface lipoprotein assembly modifier, whose translation MNGKARLRRLELISSSLILTCMSGAALADAGSAKTGFSESIAPPGVAKCDAAGQCRFQITPQQLLARAEALVQEKNYAAALPMVEALGQVPELKLQQQFLAGFIAAETGDLKIAIKKFRSILDDNPGQTRVRLELARAYLLSGKEASADYHFRLAQNDEDLPDEIAQTIRNTRSILRDQRVWRFSFDFGFAPDTNINGATNAEAIDINFGAIHPLFGDAKGELTLDENARQKSGIGQTAGFSGGVRLKATDKIAFLFDADSKIINYQGKAADDIVTQIAAGPELRVAQYASVSIQAVGLQRWYGGKLTTREYGAKIGMQSALNEGQRIGVELDARRTESKLSDSFSGWQLGANATYEQLIGKSLIASASLFARRDLLESKGYSSLNYGINLGIGGELPFGLNAGVSGSISRAQFDEAIALYSLDKRNDWRSYGRAYIGSRQIKFLGFSPSVDYNYSRVDSNYELYEMSRHRVNFRLAKYF comes from the coding sequence ATGAACGGGAAGGCCCGTCTCCGACGATTGGAACTGATTTCCAGCAGTCTCATATTGACCTGCATGTCGGGCGCTGCTTTGGCTGACGCCGGATCTGCGAAAACCGGTTTTAGTGAATCAATCGCGCCGCCGGGGGTAGCCAAATGCGATGCCGCCGGCCAATGTCGTTTTCAGATTACACCGCAGCAATTGCTTGCCAGGGCAGAAGCTTTGGTACAGGAAAAAAACTATGCTGCCGCGTTACCAATGGTAGAGGCCTTGGGCCAAGTTCCTGAACTCAAGCTACAACAACAGTTTCTTGCCGGGTTTATAGCGGCAGAGACCGGCGATCTCAAAATCGCAATCAAGAAATTCCGTTCTATATTGGACGATAATCCGGGTCAGACCCGCGTGAGACTGGAACTGGCTCGCGCCTATTTACTCAGCGGCAAGGAAGCCAGCGCGGACTATCATTTCCGGCTTGCCCAAAATGACGAAGATTTGCCGGATGAAATAGCCCAAACCATCCGAAACACCCGCAGTATTTTACGCGATCAGAGGGTTTGGCGCTTCAGCTTCGATTTCGGCTTCGCCCCTGATACCAATATTAACGGCGCAACCAATGCGGAAGCCATCGACATTAATTTTGGTGCCATTCACCCGCTATTTGGCGACGCGAAGGGCGAGTTAACACTTGATGAGAATGCCCGACAGAAATCGGGCATTGGCCAGACTGCCGGGTTTTCTGGCGGTGTTCGGTTGAAAGCGACAGACAAAATCGCATTTCTGTTTGATGCTGACAGCAAGATCATAAATTATCAGGGCAAGGCTGCGGACGATATCGTCACACAGATTGCCGCAGGACCAGAGTTACGGGTGGCTCAGTACGCTAGCGTTTCGATACAGGCGGTCGGTTTGCAGCGCTGGTATGGCGGTAAACTGACAACGCGCGAATATGGAGCCAAAATCGGCATGCAATCGGCTTTGAATGAAGGCCAGCGAATCGGCGTCGAACTTGATGCCAGGCGCACCGAATCAAAACTGAGTGATTCATTTAGCGGATGGCAGCTGGGTGCAAATGCCACCTATGAGCAATTGATTGGAAAGTCGCTCATCGCTTCGGCCAGTTTGTTCGCAAGACGCGATCTACTGGAATCAAAAGGATATTCCAGCCTCAACTATGGTATCAATCTCGGAATTGGCGGTGAGCTGCCGTTCGGTCTTAACGCGGGCGTATCCGGGAGCATAAGCCGAGCCCAGTTTGATGAAGCCATAGCGCTATATTCACTGGATAAACGAAACGATTGGCGCAGCTATGGCCGAGCCTACATCGGAAGTCGCCAAATCAAATTTCTGGGTTTCTCACCTTCGGTGGATTACAATTATTCGCGCGTCGACAGCAATTATGAGCTCTATGAAATGAGTCGCCATCGGGTGAATTTCAGGCTTGCCAAATATTTTTGA
- the purS gene encoding phosphoribosylformylglycinamidine synthase subunit PurS, with translation MKIKIFVTLKNGVLDPQGKAIHHALENMQFSGVNDVRAGKLIELDVDDDVTDADLEKMCDKLLANTVIENYEIEKA, from the coding sequence ATGAAGATAAAAATTTTTGTGACGCTTAAAAATGGTGTCCTTGATCCACAAGGCAAAGCCATTCACCACGCCTTGGAAAATATGCAGTTTTCTGGTGTAAATGATGTGCGTGCAGGAAAATTGATCGAGCTCGACGTCGATGATGATGTTACGGATGCTGATCTTGAAAAGATGTGCGATAAACTGCTCGCCAATACCGTGATCGAAAATTACGAAATAGAAAAAGCCTGA
- the purQ gene encoding phosphoribosylformylglycinamidine synthase subunit PurQ, whose product MKSAVIVFPGSNCDRDMAVALETVSGKKPHMVWHDDTDLPEGLDVIAIPGGFSYGDYLRCGAMASRSKIIPSIFSAAQRGVKILGVCNGFQILTEIGLLPGALMRNERMNFICRDVSLTVQQTSTAFTAGFATDERIKLPVAHHDGNYFADPETLKSLENDGRIAFRYVENVNGSANNIAGLFNDDGNILGMMPHPERAIDKKHGGTDGVRIFESLFSNQFA is encoded by the coding sequence ATGAAATCAGCAGTCATTGTTTTTCCCGGTTCAAACTGTGATCGAGATATGGCCGTTGCACTGGAAACTGTATCCGGCAAAAAACCTCATATGGTCTGGCATGACGATACCGACCTGCCTGAAGGCCTGGATGTAATTGCGATCCCGGGAGGCTTTTCTTACGGGGACTATTTGCGCTGCGGAGCAATGGCCTCACGTTCGAAAATAATCCCATCGATTTTTTCAGCGGCTCAGCGCGGAGTGAAAATCCTGGGCGTCTGCAATGGTTTTCAGATTTTGACAGAGATCGGTCTTTTGCCCGGCGCGTTGATGCGAAATGAAAGAATGAATTTCATTTGCAGAGATGTTAGCCTGACAGTTCAGCAAACCTCGACTGCTTTTACGGCGGGCTTTGCAACTGATGAACGCATCAAACTTCCGGTAGCGCATCATGATGGTAACTATTTCGCTGATCCGGAAACACTGAAATCGCTTGAAAATGACGGTCGGATTGCATTCCGATATGTCGAAAATGTAAACGGCTCTGCGAATAATATTGCAGGACTCTTCAATGACGATGGAAATATACTGGGAATGATGCCGCATCCCGAAAGAGCTATCGACAAAAAACATGGTGGCACCGATGGCGTCAGAATTTTTGAGAGCCTTTTTAGTAATCAGTTTGCGTAA
- a CDS encoding AHH domain-containing protein, whose product MIRFSDINRIGTSDYRPYFQRHHLIPLQVSSIGRLSRTLHHAHSGSFGFNDFRTNGILLPCEEKWAVATGFPLHRGPHREYNELVIERLSRFFALSKKIKGSRDQRTFVRDRVALLQNGLRRGLTHQGFDKLRLNKRDPVRSHSDFQKLDDKIDTLFSETTKSTALAYAN is encoded by the coding sequence GTGATTCGATTTTCAGATATCAACAGAATTGGTACTTCGGATTATCGTCCTTATTTTCAGCGCCATCACCTAATACCGCTGCAAGTTTCTTCAATTGGACGCCTCTCCCGAACATTGCATCATGCCCACAGTGGCAGCTTTGGATTTAATGACTTTCGGACCAACGGTATCTTGCTTCCATGCGAAGAGAAATGGGCGGTAGCAACAGGATTTCCACTGCATCGTGGCCCACACCGCGAATATAACGAGCTGGTAATTGAGCGATTATCGCGTTTTTTTGCATTGAGCAAAAAAATCAAAGGTTCTCGTGATCAAAGGACGTTTGTTCGTGATCGGGTTGCTCTTCTACAAAACGGGCTGCGAAGAGGCTTAACACATCAAGGCTTTGATAAACTTAGGCTTAACAAGCGCGATCCCGTTCGGTCTCATAGCGATTTTCAAAAACTGGACGACAAGATTGATACATTGTTCTCTGAAACAACAAAAAGCACTGCGTTGGCTTACGCAAACTGA